One Nicotiana tomentosiformis chromosome 1, ASM39032v3, whole genome shotgun sequence genomic window, AGATTGTAGAAACTGACAGATTAACAGACGCACAATCAAAATAATTAAGGAATGCCACGCAACAAAATCTTGATTACttatttgagaaaaatgaatctGGTACATACATCGCGAACCAGCAGGTCATCCGCCTCTAGCATGTGGATAATGTGCCCCATTTTAGGCCTCTTTTGAGCATCAGGATCAACACACCGAAGAGCAACCAAAAGAACACGTTTGAGTGCTTTCGAACAAGGCATTTCAGGCAACTTAGGATCAACCACTTCCTCAGATTTTCGATTCCCAACCATCATTTTTAACCACTCCACCAAATTAGTCTGCCATTTATTTCCATTTTTTAGTCGTATAAAATAGCAATTACTCAGTGATATTCATAAACTGATAAGGATGGGAAAAACTAACCTCGCCTTGTGGTCTACTATAATCAACAGGAGTCCTCCCACTAATTATCTCCATAATAAGTATCCCAAagctataaatatcactcttctCATTAAGCATACCGGTACACGCATATTCTGGCGCAACATAACTGGTCCAGAAATAATGTGTTAACTAATAGCAGATAGATGTAATATAGGAAGCCCAATTCACAGACCAAAAAAGGTCAAGAGgtaccaaaaaaaaaaggaagaattcACTAACCCAAATGTTCCCATTACGCGAGTTGTCACATAAGACCTCTCTGCATTCAGGAGTTTAGCAAGCCCAAAGTCTGATAGCTTTGGATGCCATTGGCGATCGAGGAGTATGTTGCTGGATTTTACATCTCGATGAACAACTTTAGGTTCCAGACCCTCGTGAAGATAGCCTAAACTGTAGCATATATAGAAAAACTAGCAGTCAAGCTACGTTTTAAAACCTTGCTATGTACAAACACAAACTGTAAAAGAAGTTCTGATTACATACGCCTTCGCTGTTCCCAGTATTACAGTCATCCTGATATCCCATGTCAAAGGACTGATGTCCCCAACATCACCATGAAGCCATTGCTCCAAAGTTCCGTTGTCTACATActcatagacaagcatcctaaaGAGCAGAAAGATACTCTCAGTCTCTTGACTTTCAAAGAAAACTACAATCCATAATTCAAAATATAGATTGCAATGGTTACCTATAAGCTCCTTCAACACAGTAGCCAAGCAGCCTCACAAGATTTTTGTGTCTTACGCGCCCAATAGCTTCGACCTCCACTTTAAACTCTTTCTCTGCTTGACCCCTGAAATTGCTGATCCCattaaaatatttactaaattATTTATTCAAAGAAGTACTCCTATCATGAGCTAAAGATTGGAAAAAGTGATAACGCAGTAAGATTAGAATCTCCATTTTTAGTTCGAAGATGCAATATTTCTCCAAACACAAAGAAAGGAGTAAAGAGAGGTTCCCCCTGTCAAATGTGGTAGAAGCATCAAATGTGAACCAGCATTATCTTTTTCTTCCTGAATTTAACATGTTAACTCAGCTAACTAGTTGGTTTTCGACTGGAAAATCTAAAAGAACACTCCTCATCTCACCCAGAGGAGGAGATTTAAAGTACAAGTTATGAAAAGCCAAGAAAAGAATAAGTACTTTGATTCACAAGGGGTGGGAGCTTGAGTCCACATGAAGAAATCATAATTGTTAACAGGATCAACTGTAGAATCTAAGCGCCACTAATTGCATTCAAGTTGAAAACACTAATTAGATTTTTAGCAACGCCCTAATGGGGAACAAGCAAAAAAAGAAAGTCACAAATATCTTTGTGTAATCAAAATGGGCATTAATGGTTTTTACCTGTTATTCAAGAGATTTTTAACAGCCACTCTGGTGCCATCAGCCAATATACCATGATACACAATTCCATACCCACCTTCTCCAATCACATTCTCATCAGACAAGCAATTAGTGGCAGCTTCAAGCTCTCTTAGCGTATACCACCTTCCCCACCCTAAATGTGACACTTCTGGCAACTGCCCACTATTCCCTATCGACCCCGTTTCAGCCCCACTCGTCGCTCTACTCTCACCGCTTGATGCCCCGGGCATCTTGTCTGAAAAAACCACTCTGTGCTCCACCTTCCCCATGTCGATCTGTATTTCTGGAACCGCCTGATACATAAAGATAAAGCCAACCAAATTTCAACTTCCAACAAAACTCAACATCCCCAGTTGAAAACAATCTAAGTTATCAAAGTCTACATCTTTTTTCCAATAAAAAACCAGAATTCCCCGTTCAATAAAACTCTAAACTACCAAGAATAACATTATCTTCAGCATAAAGCAGAAAACCATTTCTAGAAATTGTGAAGTTATCAAAGATTAAATCTTTTCTATATAAAGCAAAACTCCCAATTCAGAAAAGCACTTAACTACCAAAAGAAAACAATTTTCAGCTAAACTCAAAATTGCCAGTTGAAAATAATCTTCGTCATCAAAGGTtacatatttttcaataaaaagcAAAATTCCTAATTCAAAGAATCTCTAAGCTATCAAAGATAACATTAttttcagcataaagcaaaaaaTACCAATTCGAAAAATCTCAAATCAGTCCAAGATTAAATGTTTTCTATTTAAAGCAAAACTCCCTATTCGAAAGAACTTTAATCTatgaaaatattacatttttccaataaaaacaaaaatttaactaTACATCAACGGAAAAACCAGCTAATAACCTCATTGAAACAGTAAATTCAAAGTAAAAAATTGGGATCATAAAAAACACCTGAGGAACAATGGGTCGGTGATCTGGGGCGGGGTCATGGTGGACAATCTCTTGAATTTCCTTAGAGACAACTGGGGTGAGCTCAGAATGGCGGTGGTGCAGTTTGGCTTTGTGAGTGGGGGTGTTGCGGCGGCGAGAGGCGGTGATGCAGAGTGAGAGAAGAAAGAGTATGAGAACAAATACAACTCCAACAAAGATCCCAATTACCACCCACAGTTTCAATCCAAATATCGAAGTGGTTTTCGATAATTCACTGTTCACAAACGCTGCATCGTACAGTGACATCTTAAATCTTCACTAATCGAAATCACTGCACTGCATGTGTATTCCAATAATATATTACTTACTATGTGTGTCTCTATAATGTGTTAAACTAGCAAAAAGGGAAGAGTGAAAGAGTATACATTTTGATTGTTCAGGGAAAATGGGGTTTTTCCAGTGAATTTGAGATGATATAAGCTTAAAATGATGATTTTCCGGCGAGATTATGGTCCGATTCTTGATTTTCTGGCGAGGTTATGTCGGAGTCTTGATATTCCGGCGGAGAAGAGAGTAATGGGGGAGACAGAGGGAGGTGGGCAGAGACAAGAGAGTGCGTGTGAGAATCTCTcccctttcttcttttttttttttttttttttcttttctgccagcCTAGCAACTAGTAATATTGTCAGTTTTTCCTGTTTAATAACAATtggtgattattattattaacccCCTCAGATTTTTGAAATACTTCTATTTGAGTGTCTTACTTTTTTAAAATGTTATATTCTCCCAGTTGTTTTTGGAAAAAAGTATTCTATCCTGATTTTTTTTCCACCGAAGAATAAACAAAAGTTCTTAATTtcatagcatgtttggccaagtttcttcaaaggccaaaagtatttttttttcttaatttaagtTGCTTGCCCAAGCTTCTACAaaggccaaaagtattttttttctttccaaaagtatattttttctttaacttaaggtgtttggccaagctttttttgagaaaaaaatacttttgggaagaaacagaagcatttttaattttttttcttaccaaaaatatccttaacaaatatagtatataccaaaataaccgttaaatctaatacttaggatattaatgtataagtatttcttcttatttttaggataattttttaatatatagTAACTTTATGGGTGagtgcttttatatttgttgaatgatttttaatatatttgaataatattaaaagaattaaagtaccttttaattttattttcatattttacttaaataaaattaaaagatttaattattgtctgtaataataaatttttgagattatttatttacttataatattaactattaagtaaatgtattcatgtccttatttgtaatttgatacttaaaagtattttttgaaaagctttggccaaacacaaattattaatCAAAAGTGTTTTCGAGAgggattagtcaaacacaaagtacttctctccaaaaatactttttttcaaaagcatttctcaaaataaactgattttacCAACTTGGCCGAACAGGTCAATCAGTTGATGTGCAAGTATCTAACCAATACAGCtaaatttttctttttgaaagTATATTTGCCACGATGATCCTTTAAAATGAAGTCAAAATTTATTGGACAATGATAAACATTTGAAGAAAAATGTCATTATATTTAAAATGCTTCAATTTTggattttaaagttgaaaaagaaaaaattatctCAGTGTTAAGAAAATTAAAATGAATAAGACGTGTAAgttcttgatttttcttttttctaatcCAAAGAGTATTTATTTgacaattaaaaaataataaactaaaatataacaTAGGTAAAGACATTATAAGTCataaatttaactttaaatttggACCTCGAGCTCAACCTCAATATTGAAGCATCATGCGTGCAACTTTTTGagttaaaataaatgttcaaaattGTACtactatattttgaaaattaagATGTCAGTTGGTTTATGTGATGGAGCATTATTTTCACAACATAAGCAAACTTGATAGTTCTAATGAAACTACCACCAATAATTTAAGTGGGTTTAAAACacatttggaaaaattattggaaGGGTCCAAATACAGTATCTAAAAGTTGAGGGGCTCTTATAATTGCTGAGAAAAATGAGGCAGAGA contains:
- the LOC104093693 gene encoding probable serine/threonine-protein kinase At1g01540 isoform X2, coding for MSLYDAAFVNSELSKTTSIFGLKLWVVIGIFVGVVFVLILFLLSLCITASRRRNTPTHKAKLHHRHSELTPVVSKEIQEIVHHDPAPDHRPIVPQAVPEIQIDMGKVEHRVVFSDKMPGASSGESRATSGAETGSIGNSGQLPEVSHLGWGRWYTLRELEAATNCLSDENVIGEGGYGIVYHGILADGTRVAVKNLLNNRGQAEKEFKVEVEAIGRVRHKNLVRLLGYCVEGAYRMLVYEYVDNGTLEQWLHGDVGDISPLTWDIRMTVILGTAKALGYLHEGLEPKVVHRDVKSSNILLDRQWHPKLSDFGLAKLLNAERSYVTTRVMGTFGYVAPEYACTGMLNEKSDIYSFGILIMEIISGRTPVDYSRPQGETNLVEWLKMMVGNRKSEEVVDPKLPEMPCSKALKRVLLVALRCVDPDAQKRPKMGHIIHMLEADDLLVRDERRIGRERESSNSHRDYKQDNQTGPKLARKQYGDGASDTSEGDSSRNHNLPTSWR
- the LOC104093693 gene encoding probable serine/threonine-protein kinase At1g01540 isoform X1 yields the protein MSLYDAAFVNSELSKTTSIFGLKLWVVIGIFVGVVFVLILFLLSLCITASRRRNTPTHKAKLHHRHSELTPVVSKEIQEIVHHDPAPDHRPIVPQAVPEIQIDMGKVEHRVVFSDKMPGASSGESRATSGAETGSIGNSGQLPEVSHLGWGRWYTLRELEAATNCLSDENVIGEGGYGIVYHGILADGTRVAVKNLLNNSNFRGQAEKEFKVEVEAIGRVRHKNLVRLLGYCVEGAYRMLVYEYVDNGTLEQWLHGDVGDISPLTWDIRMTVILGTAKALGYLHEGLEPKVVHRDVKSSNILLDRQWHPKLSDFGLAKLLNAERSYVTTRVMGTFGYVAPEYACTGMLNEKSDIYSFGILIMEIISGRTPVDYSRPQGETNLVEWLKMMVGNRKSEEVVDPKLPEMPCSKALKRVLLVALRCVDPDAQKRPKMGHIIHMLEADDLLVRDERRIGRERESSNSHRDYKQDNQTGPKLARKQYGDGASDTSEGDSSRNHNLPTSWR